A section of the Meles meles chromosome 8, mMelMel3.1 paternal haplotype, whole genome shotgun sequence genome encodes:
- the LOC123948608 gene encoding olfactory receptor 4P4-like yields the protein MENRNNVTEFILLGLSKNKKVQILCFLFFLLCYLAIWLGNLIIMTSITCSQLINQPMYFFLNYLALSDLLYTSTVTPKLMTDLLTEKKVISYKNCMTQLFTTHFFGGIEVFIITGMAYDRYVAICKPLHYAILMNRQRCNSILRASCAGGFLHSLGLFLLTIFLPFCGPNEIDHYFCDVYPLLKLACTDTHKIGFLVIANSGLMGLVIFVVLMASYFMILYNVRAYSAENRHKTLSTCSSHITVVILFFAPVIFVYIRPATTLPEDKVFTLFYTIIVPMLNPLIYTLRNTEMKNAIKKIWCTGRFWKGNPMI from the coding sequence ATGGAAAATAGGAATAATGTTACTGAGTTTATTCTTTTGGGACTTTCTAAGAATAAGAAAGTCCAAATTCTctgctttctatttttcttactctGTTACCTGGCTATCTGGTTGGGGAATTTGATTATTATGACTTCCATCACATGCAGTCAGCTAATTAATCAgcccatgtatttcttccttaattACCTTGCCCTCTCAGACCTCCTTTATACCTCCACTGTGACACCCAAACTCATGACAGACTTACTGACAGAGAAGAAGGTCATTTCCTATAAAAACTGCATGACACAGCTGTTTACCACACACTTCTTTGGAGGGATCGAGGTCTTCATCATCACAGGAATGGCCTATGACcgttatgtggccatctgcaagccactCCATTATGCCATCCTCATGAACAGGCAAAGGTGTAACTCAATTCTCAGGGCATCCTGTGCAGGGGGCTTTCTGCATTCCCTTGGATTGTTTCTTCTTACAATTTTTTTACCATTCTGTGGTCCCAATGAAATAGATCATTATTTTTGCGATGTATACCCTTTGTTGAAACTGGCCTGCACTGATACACACAAAATCGGTTTCTTAGTCATTGCCAATTCAGGCCTGATGGGACTGGTGATCTTCGTGGTTTTGATGGCCTCCTACTTTATGATATTATATAATGTGAGAGCATATTCTGCCGAGAACCGTCACAAAACCCTTTCCACTTGCAGCTCCCACATCACGGTTGTGATCCTGTTTTTTGCACCTGTCATCTTTGTTTACATTAGACCCGCCACAACTTTACCAGAAGATAAAGTGTTTACACTCTTCTACACAATCATTGTCCCCATGCTCAATCCTCTTATCTACACACTTagaaacacagaaatgaaaaatgccatAAAGAAAATTTGGTGCACTGGAAGGTTTTGGAAAGGGAATCCGATGATTTGA
- the LOC123948609 gene encoding olfactory receptor 4P4-like — MENINNITEFVLLGLSQNKRIRHLCFLLFLFCYIGIWMGNVLLMISITCSQLIDQPMYFFLNKLALSDLCYTSTVTPKLVTDLLAESNIISYTSCMTQLFVMHFFGGIEVFILTGMAYDRYLAICKPLHYAAIMNRWRCYAIVIASCTGAFLHSFVQCLLTINLPFCGPNEIDHYFCDVYPLLKLACTDTYRVGILVVANSGMMGLVTFVVLVLSYLLILYTLRAYPAESRSKALSTCSSHVTVVVLFFVPVLFIYIRPATTFPEDKVFALFYTIIAPMFNPLIYTFRNTEMKNTLRKVWCQKLCLSGRQIINFLR, encoded by the coding sequence ATGGAAAATATTAACAACATCACTGAATTTGTTCTGTTGGGACTTTCCCAGAATAAGAGGATTAGACACTTGTGCTTTCTACTCTTCTTATTTTGTTACATAGGTATTTGGATGGGAAACGTGCTCCTAATGATTTCGATCACATGCAGTCAGCTCATTGACCaacccatgtatttcttcctcaATAAACTTGCCCTCTCAGATCTGTGTTATACTTCAACAGTGACACCCAAGTTAGTCACTGACTTGCTGGCAGAAAGTAACATAATTTCTTACACCAGCTGTATGACACAGCTTTTTGTCATGCACTTCTTTGGGGGGATTGAAGTCTTCATCCTCACAgggatggcctatgaccgctaccTAGCCATCTGCAAGCCCCTGCACTACGCCGCCATCATGAACAGGTGGAGGTGTTATGCCATTGTCATTGCTAGCTGTACTGGGGCATTTCTGCATTCTTTCGTCCAATGTCTCCTTACCATCAATTTACCTTTCTGTGGCCCCAATGAAATAGATCACTACTTTTGTGATGTGTACCCTTTGCTGAAACTGGCCTGCACAGATACCTATAGAGTTGGGATCCTCGTGGTTGCCAATTCAGGCATGATGGGTTTGGTGACATTTGTGGTCTTGGTGCTGTCTTACTTACTGATATTATATACCCTTAGGGCTTACCCTGCAGAGAGCCGCTCCAAAGCTCTTTCCACTTGCAGTTCCCATGTCACAGTTGTGGTTCTGTTCTTTGTGCCTGTTCTCTTCATTTACATTCGACCGGCTACGACTTTTCCAGAAGACAAAGTGTTTGCTCTTTTCTACACCATCATTGCCCCCATGTTCAACCCTCTGATCTACACATTCAGAAACACGGAGATGAAGAATACCTTGAGAAAAGTGTGGTGCCAGAAACTGTGTTTGAGTGGAAGGCAAATCATTAACTTCCTTAGATGA
- the LOC123948611 gene encoding olfactory receptor 4P4-like, with amino-acid sequence MENNNVTVFILLGLSQNKNIEILCFVLFLFCYVAIWVGNLLIIISVMCSPLMNQPMYFFLNCLSLSDLCYTSTVTPKLMSDLLAERKIISYSNCMTQLFILHFLGGVEIFILTGMAYDRYVAICKPLHYTVIMSRERCHTIITACCTGALIHSASQFLLTIFLPFCGPNEIDHYFCDVYPLLKLACTDTYRIGLLVVVNSGLIALMTFVILMVSYFLILYTLRAYPAESRSKALSTCSSHITVVVLFFVPVLFIYIRPATTFPEDKVFALFYTIIAPMFNPLIYTLRNMEMKNAMKKMWYHHLFWEGK; translated from the coding sequence ATGGAAAATAATAACGTCACTGTGTTTATTCTCTTGGGACTCTCTCAAAACAAGAACATTGAAATCCTctgctttgtattatttttattttgctatgttGCTATTTGGGTGGGAAACTTGCTCATAATAATTTCTGTCATGTGCAGTCCACTAATGAACCaacccatgtatttcttccttaattGCCTCTCACTCTCCGACCTTTGCTACACCTCAACTGTGACACCTAAACTAATGTCTGATTTACTGGCAGAAAGGAAGATCATTTCCTACAGTAACTGCATGACACAGCTTTTTATCCTGCACTTTCTTGGAGGTGTGGAGATCTTCATCCTCACAgggatggcctatgaccgctacgtGGCCATCTGTAAGCCCCTGCACTACACCGTCATCATGAGCAGAGAGAGGTGTCACACAATCATCACAGCCTGCTGTACTGGGGCTTTAATCCACTCTGCCAGTCAGTTCCTCCTCACCATCTTCCTACCCTTCTGTGGCCCCAATGAGATAGATCACTACTTCTGCGACGTGTATCCTTTACTGAAGCTGGCCTGCACGGACACATACAGAATTGGTCTCTTGGTCGTTGTTAATTCAGGACTGATTGCTCTGATGACTTTTGTGATTTTGATGGTGTCCTATTTTCTGATATTATACACCCTTAGGGCTTACCCTGCAGAGAGCCGCTCCAAAGCGCTTTCCACTTGCAGTTCCCACATCACAGTTGTGGTTCTGTTCTTTGTTCCTGTTCTCTTCATTTACATTCGGCCAGCCACAACTTTCCCAGAAGATAAAGTGTTTGCTCTTTTCTACACCATCATTGCCCCCATGTTCAACCCTCTGATCTACACACTGAgaaacatggagatgaagaatgccatgaagaaaatgtggtatcaTCATTTGTTTTGGGAAGGGAAGTAA